The Trypanosoma brucei gambiense DAL972 chromosome 10, complete sequence genome has a segment encoding these proteins:
- a CDS encoding 60S ribosomal protein L18, putative has product MGVDLTGVQKKKRVVRHHTYSTNPYIKLLIKLYKFLGKRTNSPFNKLIHKRLLKSRNNRAPISLSRIAVCMRRRTVWLKKGKKSPIAVIVGDVLDDVRMTRIPALRICALRFSKSARERITGAGGECLTFDQLAMMAPTGKNTMLLRGRKSGRESVKHFGAAGVPGSHAKPHVSSRGKERQRSSKRRHAFRHK; this is encoded by the coding sequence ATGGGCGTAGACCTCACCGGAGTGCAGAAGAAGAAGCGGGTGGTACGCCACCACACCTACTCGACGAACCCGTACATAAAGCTTCTCATCAAGCTGTACAAGTTCCTTGGGAAACGTACCAATTCCCCATTCAATAAGCTCATTCACAAGCGTCTGCTCAAGAGCCGTAACAACCGTGCGCCCATCTCACTCAGCCGCATTGCTGTCTGCATGAGGCGCCGCACCGTGTGGCttaagaaggggaagaagtcaCCAATTGCCGTCATTGTTGGTGACGTGCTCGATGATGTTCGCATGACCCGCATTCCAGCCCTCCGTATCTGCGCCCTCCGCTTCTCGAAGAGCGCCCGCGAGCGCATTACTGGTGCTGGTGGCGAGTGCTTAACCTTCGATCAGCTTGCGATGATGGCACCGACGGGGAAAAACACGATGTTGCTCCGTGGCCGTAAGTCTGGACGCGAATCAGTGAAACACTTTGGCGCTGCAGGTGTTCCTGGAAGCCACGCGAAACCGCATGTGTCGTCacgtggaaaggaaaggcagCGCTCGAGCAAGCGGCGTCACGCCTTCCGTCACAAGTAG
- a CDS encoding ABC1 protein, putative translates to MRDSKSKEVGLHPQLFTVLQTDHLFSYQFISESSLFFPCLWLGAPTLNEMTVNAITGSIGNVARGVAKVVSAVTGASCSGGVSSNVSAFASAVQRRTPTAKKPSPLPRELQTHLNGSNRAKMRTAVYRTVPSTRAARAAGFGTLFLRLGWDKLVGSEAGDKMLPVNSHMRIVETLCRMRGAVMKLGQMLSIQDDNTIPSNITSLFERLRDSAYAMPPKQLEQTLTKEYNDKNWRQELFKEFITEPIAAASIGQVHRAAVSDQDTGEKVAVAVKVQYPGVAQSIDSDVANLRMLMSLNILPPGMFVDNILDELQQELKTECSYSKEAEKQLRYAELLQQSPELKEVFVVPKVYKSLSTDRVLVTQMLSGVSIDKLASLVGMQDVKDYVARSMLHLTLTELFQWRFMQTDPNYSNFLFCPQTNKIGLIDFGAAREYNQEFVKDYLDVVAAAARRDRQTVIEKSIKLGFLKGNEMKEMLDAHAESVLLLGLPFNNRDVPFDFSKENLPSRIQGYVPTIVRLRLCPPPTPIYSLHRRLSGAILLSTKLKATVPSGELFWNIYDELTSV, encoded by the coding sequence ATGCGAGATtcaaaaagtaaagaggTAGGATTACATCCCCAGCTATTTACGGTGCTGCAAACCgatcatcttttttcttatcagTTTATTTCAGAGAGTTCGTTGTTCTTCCCGTGTCTGTGGTTAGGTGCGCCAACACTGAATGAAATGACAGTAAACGCAATTACAGGTTCTATTGGTAATGTGGCGCGTGGTGTTGCAAAGGTGGTGAGCGCTGTGACTGGAGCTAGCTGTTCAGGTGGGGTATCCTCAAATGTCAGTGCTTTCGCATCGGCGGTACAGCGGAGAACTCCTACAGCCAAAAAACCATCACCATTGCCAAGGGAGCTACAGACACACCTCAATGGTTCCAACAGGGCGAAAATGAGGACCGCCGTGTATCGAACAGTACCCTCAACACGGGCCGCCAGGGCGGCTGGGTTTGGCACCCTTTTCCTAAGGCTTGGTTGGGATAAACTTGTGGGCTCCGAGGCGGGAGATAAAATGCTCCCTGTTAACAGCCACATGCGCATTGTAGAGACCCTTTGCCGGATGCGTGGGGCGGTTATGAAACTCGGGCAGATGCTCAGCATTCAAGATGATAATACGATTCCGTCCAACATCACCAGTTTATTTGAGCGCTTGCGGGATAGTGCCTATGCCATGCCACCTAAGCAGCTAGAGCAGACGCTGACGAAGGAGTACAACGACAAAAATTGGAGGCAGGAACTTTTCAAGGAGTTCATCACGGAGCCCATTGCGGCAGCTAGCATTGGGCAGGTGCACCGAGCTGCCGTTAGCGACCAAGACACGGGTGAAAAGGTAGCCGTAGCCGTGAAGGTACAATACCCCGGTGTGGCCCAGAGCATTGACTCGGATGTGGCGAACTTACGTATGCTTATGTCGTTGAACATTCTGCCCCCGGGAATGTTTGTCGACAACATCCTGGACGAATTGCAACAAGAATTGAAGACGGAGTGTTCCTATAGTAAAGAAGCAGAGAAGCAACTGCGGTATGCCGAATTGTTGCAGCAAAGCCCGGAGCTTAAGGAAGTTTTCGTCGTCCCGAAGGTATATAAGTCCCTTTCAACGGACCGTGTGCTTGTCACGCAGATGCTATCGGGTGTGTCGATTGACAAACTTGCCTCGTTGGTGGGGATGCAGGACGTGAAGGATTACGTTGCACGCTCTATGTTGCACCTGACACTTACCGAACTCTTCCAATGGCGTTTCATGCAGACCGATCCCAACTATTCAAACTTCCTATTTTGTccccaaacaaacaaaattggCCTTATCGACTTCGGAGCGGCCCGTGAGTACAACCAAGAGTTTGTGAAGGATTaccttgatgttgttgccgcGGCCGCACGCCGAGACCGCCAGACAGTTATTGAAAAAAGCATTAAACTGGGGTTTCTGAAAGGTAACGAGATGAAGGAGATGCTGGACGCCCACGCGGAAAGTGTGTTGCTTTTGGGTTTGCCCTTCAACAACCGGGACGTACCATTCGATTTCTCAAAGGAGAACTTGCCTTCGCGCATTCAGGGTTACGTGCCAACGATAGTCAGATTGCGGCTTTGTCCGCCTCCTACGCCCATCTACTCACTGCACCGTAGACTTAGCGGTGCCATTCTGCTTTCGACAAAACTGAAGGCAACTGTTCCGTCGGGTGAACTCTTTTGGAATATATACGATGAATTAACGAGCGTGTGA